The Metabacillus schmidteae nucleotide sequence TCGTTCAAATAATCAGCAAGGTGTAGACTATATGGTAAAAGAGCATTTTCGTAAGCAACAAAGACAGGATTTTTTACGCAAAATTAAAATAGATCAATAGAAGAAGGGAGAGTTTAATCTTTCCCTTCTTCTATTTTTATTAAAGGATATTCTGTTAACTTACCTTCATAAACAAGCTGGAGTTTCGGGTTCGCTCGAAAGTCATCCGGAGTCACTAAGGCAGGGAGTTTATCCCATAATTTAATTCCGGAACGCTGAAGCATTTCTGCAACAAATTGCGAGCAAAAATACGAATTGCTAAATTCCACGGGTTCATTTAAGGATACACCTAAGACTCCAATTAAGTTATAAAGAAACCTCTTTTGGTTCTTAATAAAAACATTCAAAACCCTTCTCATTTTTTCCACATCACGGCTTGTTACTTCCAGTTTATAGATGACACACGTTGTTTCAGGATACTTGCTATATGTCCCTGTATATATATCCTCTTTCACAAACCCACCATTAATTGGATTATTGGGGTTTTTTCTTCCGAAGCTATACATTTCTGATAGACGTGCATCAAATGCAATGGAAGCATGATTGTAAGGTGCTTTTGTATATTTTTTAATAGACTTTGTAAATAAAGTTCCGGTGTCAGTAAGCAAAATGTATATATATGTTTTTGGCGTCATTTCGTTTCCCTCTTTTAAATTCTTCCATAATATTCTATCCTTAATTATACAATAGAAATACGAAGTTGGAGGAGTAAAGGTGATATCGACCCTTTGGACATTAGCAATTATTTTTCTTGGATTAAGTTGTGTACATCTCGTTTTTCTCTTCATGAGCAAAAAGGAACCGGAAAAAGATTTTACAACCGTCTTTATTCGGATTAAAACATGGTGGGGAATGTTTGCTGTCTTTTGTATGGCTACACTATTTAATCCAATTGTTTCGTTGTTTTCCTTAATGATTTTATGCTTTTTTGCTTTAAAAGAATACTTTTCAATGATGAAAACCAGGAAAGCAGATCGACGGTTATTTCTTTGGTCATATTTGGCGATTCCCGTTCAGTTTTATTGGATTTATATCGGATGGTACGGTATGTTTATTGTTTTTATTCCAGTTTATGTGTTTTTATTTCTTCCGTTGCCACGATTATTAGGTAAGGGGACCAGCGGCTTTCTTCGGTCAGTTAGTTCGACACAATGGGGACTGATGCTGATGGTTTTCGGTCTTAGTCACTTAGCCTATTATCAATTCGCTACACCTGAATATGGGGCAAATCTTGTCTTATTTCTTGTTGTGTTAACACAGTTAAATGATATTGTTCATTATTTAATTTCTATTTATCTAGGAAAAAGAAAGGTTGTTCCTTCAGCAAATCCAACCATCACATGGGAAGGATACATAGGGGCAACAGTAATCACAACAATTGCCGCTTATTTCATTTATCCGTTCTTGACACCACTGGACAGTACATTTGCTATTTTTTCAGGTATTTTAATTAGTTTAAGTGGTTTCTTCGGAAGCTTGACGATTTCTGTTTTAAGGAGAGATCTGTTAATCGGAGATCAAAAGAAGTTAAATACCTTAAACAAAAGTTATTTAACTCGTGTTGATAGCTTAGCCTACACGTCACCTGTGTTCTTTCATGTGATTCGGTATTTTTTTGACTTTATGTAAAAATTATTTATGTATCTGGAATTTCATTAAAGCGCCCATCCCAATTATGGATTGACCTTATAATAGGATCGGGCGCTTTTCTTATAGAAACTTTTCAATGAACAAGTATCAGAATGAGGTGATTTGAAAAGTAGATCCTGTCTTCAAGTTATCTTAGGTATTAATATTGTTCAGTTCTTTTGAAACTGATCACTGCTAATACAAAAAAGATGATACAAATAACGATTGAAAAAGATAATGTTAAAAGTAGATAGTCTTGTGCAGGTTGACCCATTAATAGAATTGTAGCATGTTCTCTTAGATTTGCTGGGCTCCAGTTCATAAACTTTGGAAGTAAACTAGTTAATAAGGATAATGCTCCTAGAAAAGAAATACTTACACCAGCGATTGCTCCATTCCCTTTAAATATAGTGCCCATGCAAATTGTAAAAGTTACAATGAGGGTAATCCATAGACTATAAATTAGGAAACTTTGTAGAAATAATAACCAATCAACAGAAGTAAATAATAAATTTGTATAATACCAAGTTAGGGAATAGCTTGCAAACAAGGAAACGATAGCAATAATGAGTTGGCCTAACCATTTACTTGTAACGTATTGTAATGATGAAACAGGTCGTACCATTACAAGAGTAACTGCACCACTCGATTTTTCATTCGAAATGACACCCATCGTTGCTAAGATGAAGAGTAGCGTCCCAACTGTTCCATATTGAGATAAAGTACCTGCCAATACTTCGGCTCCTGTTGGAGTAGGAATTGAAATCGTTGCCCCTTCCGGAAGATTACCAGCATGCTCAAGAATTTCTGGCATGTAGTAGCTTGTGATGGGTTGGGTAATACCGATAATCATAAAGACAATAGGTAGCCAGATCCACTTCCCATTTTTGCTGCTTTCGATCATTTCTTTTTTCCATAATACGTAGAGGTTTCTCATTGTTCCATCACCTTCATATAGGCTTCTTCTAAAGAATCCTGAAGTTTTTCAAATCGTTTAATTGTTAGACCTTTTTCCATGATTGCAGACAGTAGTTCATTTGAATTGGAATTTTCTTCACTAACGATTATGGTTATACTTCTATCTGTTATTCGTTTCATTTTTTCAACATAGGGTAGTTCAGAAAGTTTATCTTCAATAGGTTCCTCAGTGTGCACGTTTACTGCAGAAGTAATGAAAGCATTTCTTAATTCTTCAAGCTTATTATCCCATTTAATTTCCCCGTTTTTCAGCATAATCACTTTATCACAAACCTGCTCGGCATCATGTAACACATGAGTGGAGAAAAGAATAGTCATCCTTTCCTTTAATTTTGTAATTAAAGATAGGACGTCTCGGCGGCCAGCGGGGTCCAATGCAGAGACAGGCTCATCTAATATAAGCAGTTCAGGATCGTGTAATAATGCTTGTGCTAATCCTAATCGTTGCTTCATTCCTCCTGAAAAACCACCAATTCGCTTCTTTTTAACATCTGATAAACTAACAAACTGTAAGACTTCATCGATTTTCTCTTTCATTTGTTGTTTAGGAATATTGGATAGTTCACCCGCAAATTGTAAAAATTGAACTGGTGACATCCAGCTAAAGAACGAAGGATGTTGCGGTAAGAAGCCGATTTTTGACCTGTAGTCTTTCTCTTCAAGTTGTTCAAACTGAATAGAACCACTTGAAGGTGTAAGAAGACCAGCTAACATTTGAAGAGTTGTTGTTTTACCTGCGCCATTTGGACCTAGTAAAGCAATACATGGCCCTTTCTCAATATGAAAAGAGATTTTTTTTACGGCAATATGGCTTTTATACTTTTTCTCAAGTTCTTTTACCTGCAAAAGCATTATGCATTCTCCTTAATCATTTTTTCTTCCGATTACAAAGTACAGAATAGGCCCTAAAATATTAATAAATATGATAATTAAAATCCAAAGCCACTTTGGTCCGTATGTTTCTTCCTGTCGCAAACAACTCACGATCGCAGTAACCAATAAGATAAGCTGTAACACGAATATTGGCGCAATAATCGCCCAGTTCAGCTGCAGTATTTCATCCATCAAATCAATCCTTTCTGTTTCGTTTATGTTGCCGTCTTATAACAAAAAACCAATAAAAAATAGTCGGAAGGGGAAATTGAATCAAT carries:
- a CDS encoding PLDc N-terminal domain-containing protein, with protein sequence MDEILQLNWAIIAPIFVLQLILLVTAIVSCLRQEETYGPKWLWILIIIFINILGPILYFVIGRKND
- a CDS encoding ABC transporter permease, whose protein sequence is MRNLYVLWKKEMIESSKNGKWIWLPIVFMIIGITQPITSYYMPEILEHAGNLPEGATISIPTPTGAEVLAGTLSQYGTVGTLLFILATMGVISNEKSSGAVTLVMVRPVSSLQYVTSKWLGQLIIAIVSLFASYSLTWYYTNLLFTSVDWLLFLQSFLIYSLWITLIVTFTICMGTIFKGNGAIAGVSISFLGALSLLTSLLPKFMNWSPANLREHATILLMGQPAQDYLLLTLSFSIVICIIFFVLAVISFKRTEQY
- a CDS encoding phosphatidate cytidylyltransferase, producing MSKKEPEKDFTTVFIRIKTWWGMFAVFCMATLFNPIVSLFSLMILCFFALKEYFSMMKTRKADRRLFLWSYLAIPVQFYWIYIGWYGMFIVFIPVYVFLFLPLPRLLGKGTSGFLRSVSSTQWGLMLMVFGLSHLAYYQFATPEYGANLVLFLVVLTQLNDIVHYLISIYLGKRKVVPSANPTITWEGYIGATVITTIAAYFIYPFLTPLDSTFAIFSGILISLSGFFGSLTISVLRRDLLIGDQKKLNTLNKSYLTRVDSLAYTSPVFFHVIRYFFDFM
- a CDS encoding ABC transporter ATP-binding protein, whose product is MLLQVKELEKKYKSHIAVKKISFHIEKGPCIALLGPNGAGKTTTLQMLAGLLTPSSGSIQFEQLEEKDYRSKIGFLPQHPSFFSWMSPVQFLQFAGELSNIPKQQMKEKIDEVLQFVSLSDVKKKRIGGFSGGMKQRLGLAQALLHDPELLILDEPVSALDPAGRRDVLSLITKLKERMTILFSTHVLHDAEQVCDKVIMLKNGEIKWDNKLEELRNAFITSAVNVHTEEPIEDKLSELPYVEKMKRITDRSITIIVSEENSNSNELLSAIMEKGLTIKRFEKLQDSLEEAYMKVMEQ
- a CDS encoding C40 family peptidase translates to MTPKTYIYILLTDTGTLFTKSIKKYTKAPYNHASIAFDARLSEMYSFGRKNPNNPINGGFVKEDIYTGTYSKYPETTCVIYKLEVTSRDVEKMRRVLNVFIKNQKRFLYNLIGVLGVSLNEPVEFSNSYFCSQFVAEMLQRSGIKLWDKLPALVTPDDFRANPKLQLVYEGKLTEYPLIKIEEGKD